A DNA window from Amycolatopsis sp. DSM 110486 contains the following coding sequences:
- the lexA gene encoding transcriptional repressor LexA — MAKESKAGTTPGGSGKVTALPEVYDVDETLTVRQQQVLDVIRTWVARFGYPPSVREIGEAVGLTSTSSVSHQLKALQRKGYLRRDANRPRAVGVLSTTDDNPMGIDIDQQPSMPKAAYVPLVGRIAAGGPVLAEQAIEDVFPLPREIVGEGELFLLSVTGDSMIDAAITDGDWVVVRQQPAAENGDIVAAMIDGEATVKTFKRKDGHVWLMPHNEAYEPIPGDDATILGKVVAVLRRL, encoded by the coding sequence GTGGCGAAGGAGAGCAAGGCGGGCACCACGCCCGGTGGCTCGGGGAAGGTGACGGCCCTGCCCGAGGTCTACGACGTGGACGAGACGCTGACCGTGCGGCAACAGCAGGTGCTGGACGTGATTCGCACCTGGGTGGCCCGGTTCGGCTACCCGCCGAGCGTCCGCGAGATCGGCGAGGCCGTGGGGCTCACGTCGACCTCGTCGGTGTCCCACCAGCTGAAGGCGTTGCAGCGCAAGGGTTACCTGCGCCGCGACGCGAACCGGCCGCGGGCCGTGGGCGTCCTCTCGACGACGGACGACAACCCGATGGGCATCGACATCGACCAGCAGCCGTCCATGCCGAAGGCGGCGTACGTGCCGCTGGTCGGCCGGATCGCGGCCGGAGGCCCGGTGCTGGCCGAGCAGGCGATCGAGGACGTCTTCCCGCTGCCGCGCGAGATCGTCGGCGAGGGTGAGCTCTTCCTGCTCAGCGTCACCGGCGACTCGATGATCGACGCCGCGATCACCGACGGCGACTGGGTCGTGGTCCGCCAGCAGCCCGCCGCGGAGAACGGCGACATCGTGGCCGCCATGATCGACGGCGAAGCCACGGTGAAGACGTTCAAGCGCAAGGACGGCCACGTCTGGCTGATGCCGCACAACGAGGCGTACGAGCCGATCCCCGGCGACGACGCCACCATCCTCGGCAAGGTCGTCGCAGTCCTGCGGCGCCTCTAG
- a CDS encoding LysM peptidoglycan-binding domain-containing protein, whose translation MSILADRGIVRPLRPARQAAAPARVPSGPAAPVRGTRERRGEPLRPPTRARVVVGPRIAPATCAQARRPAVRWPWLAAIAVAACLVVTVLGVFGSGTPGGAVPERTASVSVQQGDTLTAIAARFAPDSDQGAVVERIKQLNHLDDAVLVPGLPLTVPVASEVAGFGS comes from the coding sequence ATGTCGATTCTGGCAGACCGCGGGATCGTCCGCCCGCTCCGGCCCGCCCGGCAGGCCGCCGCCCCGGCTCGGGTTCCCTCGGGTCCCGCCGCACCCGTTCGCGGCACGCGCGAGCGCCGTGGCGAGCCGCTGCGGCCGCCGACGCGCGCCCGGGTGGTCGTTGGGCCTCGCATAGCGCCGGCCACGTGCGCCCAGGCGCGTCGGCCCGCCGTCCGGTGGCCGTGGCTCGCCGCGATCGCCGTCGCCGCCTGTCTGGTGGTCACCGTTCTGGGTGTTTTCGGGTCCGGCACGCCGGGTGGCGCGGTGCCCGAGCGCACGGCGTCGGTGTCCGTGCAGCAGGGCGACACGCTCACCGCGATCGCCGCCCGGTTCGCACCCGACTCGGACCAGGGCGCTGTGGTCGAGCGCATCAAACAGCTCAACCACCTCGACGACGCCGTCCTCGTGCCGGGATTGCCGCTCACCGTGCCGGTCGCGTCGGAGGTGGCCGGGTTCGGTTCGTGA
- the nrdR gene encoding transcriptional regulator NrdR gives MRCPFCRHADSRVVDSREVDEGQAIRRRRSCAQCGRRFTTSETMVLAVVKRSGVTEQFSRDKVVNGVRRACQGRPVDDDALQKLAQRVEESIRSAGLAEIPSHEVGLAILGPLRELDGVAYLRFASVYRSFSSVEDFEKEIADLREAMAGTAAEEGSERAGDD, from the coding sequence ATGAGGTGCCCGTTCTGCCGGCATGCGGACTCTCGGGTCGTCGACTCCCGAGAGGTGGATGAAGGACAGGCGATCCGGCGGCGGCGCTCGTGCGCGCAGTGCGGCCGGCGCTTCACCACGTCGGAGACGATGGTGCTCGCCGTCGTCAAGCGGTCCGGCGTCACCGAGCAGTTCAGCCGGGACAAGGTCGTCAACGGCGTGCGGCGGGCCTGTCAGGGCCGGCCGGTCGACGACGACGCGCTGCAGAAGCTCGCGCAGCGCGTGGAGGAGTCGATCCGCTCCGCCGGTCTGGCGGAGATCCCGAGCCACGAGGTCGGTCTGGCCATCCTCGGTCCCTTGCGGGAGCTCGACGGGGTCGCCTACCTCCGGTTCGCCAGCGTCTACCGCTCGTTCTCCTCGGTCGAGGACTTCGAGAAGGAGATCGCTGACCTGCGGGAAGCCATGGCGGGTACTGCCGCGGAAGAAGGAAGCGAGCGCGCCGGAGACGACTGA
- a CDS encoding vitamin B12-dependent ribonucleotide reductase, producing MTETVGTGAAAAGRSKKKASGGLAVKRVFTTEGVHPYDDVVWEKRDVVMTNWRDGSVNFEQRGVEFPEFWSVNATNIVTSKYFRGAVGSPQRESSLKQLIDRVVKTYVKAAADYGYFAGAGDLEIFEHELTWMLLHQVFSFNSPVWFNVGTSSKQQVSACFILSVDDTMESILNWYREEGLIFKGGSGAGLNLSRIRSSKELLTSGGTASGPVSFMRGADASAGTIKSGGATRRAAKMVVLDVDHPDIEEFIQTKAREEEKIKVLRDAGFDMDLSGADIASVQYQNANNSVRVSDEFMQAVENGTEFGLRARLTGEVIERTDAKKLFRTMAQAAWECADPGVQYDGTINDWHTCPESGRISASNPCSEYMHLDNSSCNLASLNLLKFVADDGTFDAPLFAKAVEFVITAMDISICFADFPTEPIADTTRKFRQLGIGYANLGALLMALGHAYDSEGGRALAGAITSLMTGVSYRRSAEMAKVVGAYEGYARNAEAHQRVMRKHAAANELVRTYHSNDAAVRALATEEWQRGVELGTRHGWRNAQASVLAPTGTIGFMMDCDTTGIEPDFSLVKFKKLVGGGSMQIVNQTVPRALRVLGYQDEQVEAIVEYVAQHGHVVDAPGLRPEHYEVFDCAVGERSIAPMGHVRMMAAVQPFLSGAISKTVNMPETATVEEVEEIYFQGWKLGLKALAIYRDNCKVGQPLSTAKKKEAEPEPEKVVEYRPVRRRLPKKRPSQTVSFTVGGAEGYLHAGSYPDDGLGEIFVKLGKQGSTLAGVMDAFSMSISVGLQHGIPLEFYVSKFSNLRFEPAGMTDDPDIRIATSVMDYLFRRLALDYLPYEKRSQLGIFTADERSAEVESNYGGMDLEALRTSVDSSPASATTPAAPPTPAAPDAHSTAELMELHLGKAADAPLCMTCGTKMRPAGSCYACEGCGATSGCS from the coding sequence ATGACCGAAACCGTGGGAACCGGCGCGGCGGCCGCCGGCCGGAGCAAGAAGAAGGCCAGTGGTGGTCTGGCCGTCAAGCGGGTCTTCACGACCGAAGGCGTGCACCCGTACGACGACGTCGTGTGGGAGAAGCGCGATGTCGTGATGACCAACTGGCGCGACGGCAGCGTCAACTTCGAGCAGCGGGGCGTCGAGTTCCCCGAGTTCTGGTCGGTGAACGCCACCAACATCGTCACCAGCAAGTACTTCCGCGGCGCCGTCGGCTCCCCGCAGCGCGAGAGCAGCCTCAAGCAGCTCATCGACCGCGTGGTGAAGACGTACGTGAAGGCCGCCGCGGACTACGGCTACTTCGCCGGTGCAGGCGACCTGGAGATCTTCGAGCACGAGCTCACCTGGATGCTGCTGCACCAGGTCTTCAGCTTCAACTCGCCCGTCTGGTTCAACGTCGGCACGTCCTCGAAGCAGCAGGTCTCGGCGTGCTTCATCCTGTCGGTCGACGACACGATGGAGTCGATCCTGAACTGGTACCGCGAGGAGGGCCTGATCTTCAAGGGCGGCTCCGGCGCGGGCCTCAACCTCTCCCGCATCCGCTCCTCGAAGGAGCTGCTCACCTCCGGCGGCACCGCGTCCGGCCCGGTTTCGTTCATGCGCGGCGCCGACGCGTCCGCGGGCACCATCAAGTCCGGCGGCGCCACGCGGCGCGCGGCGAAGATGGTCGTGCTCGACGTCGACCACCCCGACATCGAGGAGTTCATCCAGACCAAGGCGCGCGAAGAGGAGAAGATCAAGGTCCTCCGCGACGCCGGGTTCGACATGGACCTCTCCGGCGCGGACATCGCGTCGGTGCAGTACCAGAACGCCAACAACTCCGTGCGCGTGTCCGACGAGTTCATGCAGGCCGTGGAGAACGGCACGGAGTTCGGGCTGCGCGCCCGCCTCACCGGCGAGGTCATCGAGCGCACCGACGCGAAGAAGCTGTTCCGCACCATGGCGCAGGCCGCGTGGGAGTGCGCCGACCCGGGCGTGCAGTACGACGGCACGATCAACGACTGGCACACCTGCCCGGAGTCCGGCCGCATCAGCGCGTCGAACCCGTGCAGCGAGTACATGCACCTCGACAACTCCAGCTGCAACCTCGCGTCGCTGAACCTGCTGAAGTTCGTGGCCGACGACGGCACGTTCGACGCGCCGCTGTTCGCGAAGGCCGTGGAGTTCGTGATCACGGCGATGGACATCTCCATCTGCTTCGCTGACTTCCCGACCGAGCCGATCGCCGACACCACGCGCAAGTTCCGCCAGCTGGGCATCGGGTACGCCAACCTCGGCGCGCTGCTGATGGCGCTGGGCCACGCGTACGACTCCGAAGGCGGCCGCGCGCTCGCCGGCGCGATCACGTCGCTCATGACCGGTGTGTCGTACCGCCGCTCGGCGGAGATGGCCAAGGTCGTCGGCGCGTACGAGGGTTATGCGCGCAACGCCGAGGCGCACCAGCGCGTGATGCGCAAGCACGCCGCGGCCAACGAGCTGGTCCGCACCTACCACTCCAACGACGCGGCCGTCCGCGCGCTGGCCACCGAGGAGTGGCAGCGCGGCGTCGAGCTCGGCACGCGCCACGGCTGGCGCAACGCGCAGGCCTCGGTGCTCGCGCCCACCGGCACCATCGGCTTCATGATGGACTGCGACACCACGGGCATCGAGCCGGACTTCTCGCTGGTGAAGTTCAAGAAGCTCGTCGGCGGCGGGTCGATGCAGATCGTGAACCAGACCGTGCCGCGCGCGCTGCGGGTGCTGGGCTACCAGGACGAGCAGGTGGAGGCGATCGTCGAGTACGTGGCGCAGCACGGCCACGTCGTCGACGCGCCGGGCCTGCGTCCCGAGCACTACGAGGTCTTCGACTGCGCTGTGGGCGAGCGCTCCATCGCGCCGATGGGCCACGTGCGGATGATGGCCGCGGTGCAGCCGTTCCTGTCGGGCGCGATCTCGAAGACGGTGAACATGCCGGAGACGGCGACCGTCGAAGAGGTCGAGGAGATCTACTTCCAGGGCTGGAAGCTGGGGCTCAAGGCGCTGGCGATCTACCGCGACAACTGCAAGGTCGGCCAGCCGCTGTCCACGGCGAAGAAGAAGGAAGCCGAGCCGGAGCCGGAGAAGGTCGTGGAGTACCGCCCGGTGCGCCGCCGCCTGCCGAAGAAGCGCCCGAGCCAGACGGTGTCGTTCACCGTCGGCGGCGCCGAGGGCTACCTCCACGCGGGCTCCTACCCGGACGACGGCCTCGGCGAGATCTTCGTCAAGCTCGGCAAGCAGGGTTCGACGCTGGCGGGCGTGATGGACGCCTTCTCGATGTCGATCTCCGTGGGCCTGCAGCACGGCATCCCGCTGGAGTTCTACGTCTCGAAGTTCTCCAACCTGCGCTTCGAACCGGCCGGCATGACGGACGACCCGGACATCCGCATCGCCACCAGCGTGATGGACTACCTCTTCCGCCGCCTGGCCCTCGACTACCTGCCGTACGAGAAGCGCTCGCAACTCGGCATCTTCACCGCCGACGAACGCTCGGCCGAAGTGGAATCCAACTACGGCGGCATGGACCTCGAAGCCCTGCGCACCAGCGTCGACTCCTCCCCGGCCTCCGCGACCACCCCGGCCGCCCCGCCCACCCCGGCGGCCCCGGACGCGCACTCCACGGCCGAACTGATGGAACTCCACCTCGGCAAAGCCGCGGACGCGCCGTTGTGCATGACGTGCGGCACGAAGATGCGGCCTGCGGGGTCGTGTTATGCCTGTGAAGGGTGTGGAGCTACGTCGGGTTGTAGCTGA
- a CDS encoding ferritin-like domain-containing protein, which yields MAEEQNHARLLSELLRAAGSATIHNHWSDTVFVWLRRALGLRLELMVLLIAEVVALSYYRALRDGTGDPLTREVAARILADEERHVPFHCDQLRGAFPGAKGKLVAGAWRILLLGALAAVTIDHGKALGALGVTRLAFAAGVLGRFEQVVVEVHDGRTCLVATRPFTRRARPRGLL from the coding sequence GTGGCCGAGGAGCAGAACCACGCGCGGCTGCTGTCCGAACTCCTCAGGGCCGCGGGGAGTGCGACGATCCACAACCACTGGTCGGACACCGTGTTCGTCTGGCTCAGGCGAGCGCTCGGGCTCAGGCTGGAGTTGATGGTGCTGTTGATCGCCGAAGTGGTGGCGCTGAGCTACTACCGGGCGCTGAGGGATGGCACCGGGGATCCGCTCACGAGGGAAGTCGCGGCGAGGATTTTGGCGGATGAGGAGCGGCATGTGCCGTTCCACTGTGATCAGCTCAGAGGAGCTTTCCCCGGGGCAAAGGGAAAACTCGTCGCCGGCGCGTGGCGGATTCTGTTGCTGGGGGCGTTGGCGGCCGTCACAATCGATCATGGCAAGGCGTTGGGGGCGCTCGGTGTCACGCGGCTCGCGTTCGCGGCGGGGGTGCTGGGGCGGTTCGAGCAGGTGGTCGTGGAAGTCCACGATGGACGGACGTGTCTGGTCGCGACGAGGCCGTTCACGCGTCGGGCGCGGCCGCGGGGTCTGCTCTGA
- a CDS encoding TetR/AcrR family transcriptional regulator, whose amino-acid sequence MPKVIDGEQRRADIADAVLRLAARDGLPAVSLRSVAAESGLNIGSVRHYFDGQRDLMRFAMRSTIDRVTARLERRRVSLRPLSELTPDEAASQLTDFLAELLPLDAPRRAEATVLVEFLVAARVDTDLTALAHEALRGTLALARRIIEAMRLPASAADLEAERLAALLDGLTFRSALQPDATTPQVCRDVLRAHLASLGVRADPAAAPDA is encoded by the coding sequence GTGCCCAAGGTCATCGACGGAGAACAACGCCGCGCGGACATCGCGGACGCCGTGCTGCGCCTGGCCGCGCGCGACGGCTTGCCGGCCGTGTCGCTGCGCTCGGTGGCCGCGGAGTCCGGCCTGAACATCGGCTCCGTCCGCCACTACTTCGACGGCCAGCGCGACCTCATGCGCTTCGCCATGCGCTCGACGATCGACCGCGTCACCGCCCGCCTGGAGCGCCGCCGCGTCTCGTTGCGGCCCCTTTCGGAGCTGACACCCGACGAGGCGGCCTCACAACTGACCGACTTCCTGGCCGAACTGCTCCCCCTCGACGCCCCCCGCCGTGCCGAAGCCACGGTGCTGGTGGAGTTCCTGGTCGCGGCCCGCGTGGACACCGACCTGACCGCCTTGGCCCACGAGGCTCTGCGAGGCACGCTGGCTTTGGCCCGCCGCATCATCGAGGCCATGCGCTTGCCGGCTTCCGCGGCCGACCTGGAAGCCGAGCGCTTGGCCGCTCTGCTGGACGGCCTCACGTTCCGCTCGGCCCTCCAACCGGACGCGACCACGCCCCAGGTCTGCCGCGACGTCCTGCGAGCGCACCTCGCTTCGCTGGGGGTCAGAGCAGACCCCGCGGCCGCGCCCGACGCGTGA
- a CDS encoding prolyl oligopeptidase family protein, with protein sequence MSVEDPYLWLEDVTGDEALDWVRTRNAETLDVLTSGERFAALRDEVREVLDAGGRIPYVTRRGPNLYNFWQDAEHPRGLWRRTTLEEYRKPEPDWELLLDVDALAEAEDENWVWKGAAVLRPGHRLGLVQLSRGGADATVVREFDLDAHEFVEGGYFLAEAKNRVGWIDEDRVYVGTDFGPDTLTTSGYPRLTKEWRRGTPVESAELVFEGKPDDVAVVAFHDPTPAFERDFVHRSIDFYRTEVFLRTPSGLEKLDLPDDVELSVEREWLYVQPRTPWTVGGTEHPAGALLVIGFDAFLAGERDFTALFTPDAHTSLEYYTFTRNHVLLAKLRDVKTELVALTPGPDGWTEAPLGGAPEFGSADIVGTDPDERDEYLVDSSSYLQPSTLSRGEVGGEVEVLKQAPGFFDAAGIEVAQYFATSEDGTKIPYFVVRPPGAQDGPTLLNGYGGFEVSLTPAYSGVIGRGWVARGGTYVVANIRGGGEYGPEWHAQAVKENRHKVYEDFSAVARDLVTRGITTAARLGILGGSNGGLLMGVMLTRYPELFGAVVSQVPLLDMKRYHLLLAGASWMAEWGDPDVPEEWEYIAKYSPYHNVHKGRTYPPTLFATSTRDDRVHPGHARKMMARMQEQGHDVRYYENIEGGHGGAADNAQLAFKWALVFEFLWSRLS encoded by the coding sequence ATGAGTGTCGAAGATCCGTACCTGTGGCTGGAAGACGTGACCGGCGACGAGGCATTGGACTGGGTCCGCACGCGCAACGCCGAGACGCTGGACGTGCTCACGTCCGGCGAACGCTTCGCCGCGCTGCGGGACGAGGTCCGCGAAGTGCTCGACGCCGGCGGGCGCATCCCCTACGTGACCCGCCGCGGGCCCAACCTCTACAACTTCTGGCAGGACGCCGAGCACCCGCGCGGGCTGTGGCGGCGCACCACCCTCGAGGAGTACCGCAAGCCCGAACCCGACTGGGAGCTGCTGCTCGACGTCGACGCGCTGGCCGAGGCCGAGGACGAGAACTGGGTGTGGAAGGGCGCCGCGGTGCTGCGGCCCGGCCACCGGCTCGGGCTCGTGCAGCTCTCGCGCGGCGGCGCCGACGCGACGGTGGTGCGCGAGTTCGACCTGGACGCGCACGAGTTCGTCGAAGGCGGCTACTTCCTGGCCGAGGCGAAGAACCGTGTCGGCTGGATCGACGAGGACCGCGTGTACGTGGGCACCGACTTCGGCCCGGACACGCTCACCACGTCCGGCTACCCGCGGCTGACGAAGGAATGGCGCCGCGGCACGCCGGTCGAATCGGCGGAGCTGGTGTTCGAGGGCAAGCCCGACGACGTCGCGGTGGTCGCGTTCCACGACCCGACTCCAGCGTTCGAGCGCGACTTCGTGCACCGCTCGATCGACTTCTACCGCACCGAGGTGTTCCTGCGGACGCCGTCCGGGCTGGAGAAGCTCGACCTGCCCGACGACGTGGAGCTGTCGGTGGAGCGCGAGTGGCTGTACGTGCAGCCGCGCACGCCGTGGACCGTCGGCGGCACCGAGCACCCCGCCGGCGCGCTGCTCGTGATCGGGTTCGACGCGTTCCTGGCGGGCGAGCGGGACTTCACCGCGCTGTTCACGCCGGACGCGCACACCTCGCTCGAGTACTACACGTTCACCCGCAACCACGTGCTGCTCGCGAAGCTGCGTGACGTGAAGACGGAGCTGGTCGCGCTCACGCCCGGCCCCGACGGTTGGACGGAGGCGCCGCTGGGCGGGGCGCCGGAGTTCGGCAGCGCGGACATCGTGGGCACCGACCCGGACGAGAGGGACGAGTACCTCGTGGACTCGTCGAGCTACCTGCAGCCGTCGACCCTGAGCCGGGGTGAGGTCGGCGGCGAGGTCGAGGTGCTCAAGCAGGCGCCGGGGTTCTTCGACGCGGCCGGGATCGAGGTCGCGCAGTACTTCGCGACGTCGGAGGACGGCACGAAGATCCCGTACTTCGTGGTGCGCCCGCCCGGCGCGCAGGACGGCCCGACGCTGCTCAACGGCTACGGCGGTTTCGAGGTTTCGCTGACGCCCGCGTACAGCGGCGTGATCGGCCGCGGCTGGGTCGCGCGCGGCGGCACGTACGTGGTCGCGAACATCCGCGGCGGCGGCGAGTACGGGCCGGAGTGGCACGCGCAGGCCGTGAAGGAAAACCGGCACAAAGTGTACGAGGACTTCTCCGCAGTCGCGCGCGACCTCGTCACCCGCGGCATCACCACGGCCGCACGGCTCGGCATCCTCGGCGGCAGCAACGGTGGGCTGCTGATGGGCGTGATGCTCACCCGGTACCCGGAGCTGTTCGGCGCCGTGGTGAGCCAGGTGCCGCTGCTCGACATGAAGCGCTACCACCTGCTGCTGGCGGGCGCGTCGTGGATGGCCGAGTGGGGCGACCCGGACGTGCCCGAGGAGTGGGAGTACATCGCGAAGTACTCGCCGTACCACAACGTCCACAAGGGACGGACGTACCCGCCGACCCTGTTCGCCACGTCCACAAGGGACGACCGCGTGCACCCGGGCCACGCCCGCAAGATGATGGCGCGGATGCAGGAGCAGGGCCACGACGTGCGCTACTACGAGAACATCGAAGGCGGCCACGGCGGCGCGGCGGACAACGCGCAGCTGGCGTTCAAGTGGGCGCTGGTGTTCGAGTTCCTCTGGTCGCGGCTGTCCTGA
- a CDS encoding neutral zinc metallopeptidase: MAARPPAVNPWAPVSYGPPRRRNGGVVGGVIALVILVATAGVMAVVPNELSGHAIAVPISVHRSDASPGDGARADPRAVPELETNPILANGVKLGAVSCELPQLGDTGPQLSAFYEALTGCLEQAWRPALDRADEPSVKVAVSVTLPKVSACGAAPSKDQAVAYYCGGDTTIYAPTDWMLSDAGLNRSRHLATIAHEYGHHVQSESGILTAAADRMSSPDQDSPADLALVRRIELQANCFGALFIAAAEGRGSISRATANAAVADYGRADDSDDHGSRAHQLSWAKAGFTAQNTAACNTWSAPADKVS, encoded by the coding sequence ATGGCGGCCCGGCCACCCGCCGTGAATCCGTGGGCACCGGTTTCGTACGGTCCGCCGCGCCGCCGTAACGGCGGGGTCGTCGGCGGAGTTATCGCGCTCGTCATCCTGGTCGCCACGGCCGGGGTCATGGCCGTGGTCCCGAATGAGCTGTCCGGCCACGCGATCGCCGTGCCGATCTCCGTGCACCGCTCCGACGCGTCGCCAGGCGACGGAGCCCGCGCCGACCCCCGCGCGGTGCCCGAGCTGGAAACCAACCCCATCCTGGCGAACGGCGTGAAGCTCGGCGCGGTGTCGTGCGAGCTGCCGCAGCTGGGGGACACCGGGCCCCAGCTGTCGGCGTTCTACGAAGCGCTCACCGGCTGCCTGGAGCAGGCGTGGCGCCCGGCGCTCGACCGCGCGGATGAGCCGAGCGTGAAGGTCGCCGTCTCCGTGACGCTGCCGAAGGTGAGCGCGTGCGGGGCGGCGCCGTCGAAGGACCAGGCCGTGGCCTACTACTGCGGCGGCGACACCACGATCTACGCCCCCACTGACTGGATGCTCTCGGACGCCGGGCTGAACCGCTCGCGCCACCTCGCGACCATCGCGCACGAGTACGGCCACCACGTGCAGAGCGAAAGCGGCATTCTGACCGCGGCGGCCGACCGCATGAGCTCACCGGACCAGGACAGCCCCGCGGACCTGGCGCTGGTGCGGCGCATCGAGCTGCAGGCCAACTGCTTCGGCGCGCTGTTCATCGCCGCCGCGGAGGGGCGCGGCTCGATCAGCCGCGCCACGGCCAACGCGGCTGTCGCCGACTACGGCCGCGCCGACGACAGCGACGACCACGGCAGCCGCGCTCACCAGCTGTCCTGGGCGAAGGCCGGCTTCACGGCCCAGAACACGGCCGCGTGCAACACGTGGTCGGCGCCGGCCGACAAGGTCAGCTGA